From Caldicellulosiruptor hydrothermalis 108, a single genomic window includes:
- the leuS gene encoding leucine--tRNA ligase, translating to MEYNFKEIEKKWQQKWFSQNKYKVSEDSPKPKYYVLEMFPYPSGKLHMGHVRNYSIGDVFARFMRLKGYNVLHPMGWDAFGLPAENAAIKHGIHPSDWTWSNIENMKRQLMELGISYDWDREVATCHPDYYKWTQWMFLQFYKAGLAYRKRSYVNWCPSCETVLANEQVVNGRCERCKSLVGKKDLEQWFFRITNYAERLLRDIEKLDGWPEKVKIMQKNWIGRSEGAEIEFEIEGLNKKIKVFTTRPDTLFGVTYLVLAPEHPLTKEIIAGKPQERECLEFIEKMQYLNEIERTSTETEKEGRFTGGYAIHPLTGERVPIYIANYVLVDYGTGAVMGVPAHDQRDFEFAKKYNLPIKVVIKGEGVDIENFQNAYEDEGVLINSGIFDGLKNTEAMKKITQYLEQKGVGRACVTYKLRDWLISRQRYWGAPIPIVYCDECGVVPVPEEDLPVLLPYNVEFKPTGQSPLSYCEEFVNTTCPKCGKPAKRETDTMDTFICSSWYYFRYTDPKNDQKPFEKSLVSYWLPVDQYIGGVEHAILHLLYSRFFTKVLYDLGYVPFEEPFKNLLTQGMVLKDGAKMSKSLGNIVSPEDIVEKYGADTARLFILFAAPPERDLEWSDQGVEGCFRFLNRLWRLYIELKNKLADDNLIGESELDDELRYRLNYTIKKVTEDIGERFNFNTAISTIMELLNFLYEYKENGKLNKDLIIDTLRNLLILIYPFTPHIACELWEIMGFGEDIEEVSWPQYDEAALVRKNVEIAIQINGKVRSRMNISVDMTEEEVKQAVINDQKLKALLNGKEIVKFVYVKNRLVNIVVR from the coding sequence ATGGAATATAATTTTAAAGAAATTGAAAAGAAATGGCAGCAAAAATGGTTTTCACAGAACAAATACAAAGTATCAGAGGACAGTCCAAAACCAAAATATTATGTCCTTGAGATGTTTCCATATCCTTCAGGAAAACTTCATATGGGACATGTTAGGAACTATTCGATTGGTGATGTATTTGCACGTTTTATGAGGTTAAAGGGCTACAACGTTTTGCATCCGATGGGTTGGGATGCGTTTGGTCTTCCCGCTGAAAATGCTGCTATAAAGCATGGAATTCATCCTTCTGACTGGACATGGTCAAACATTGAGAATATGAAAAGGCAGCTTATGGAACTTGGAATTAGCTATGATTGGGATAGAGAAGTAGCCACATGTCATCCAGATTATTATAAATGGACTCAGTGGATGTTCTTGCAGTTTTATAAAGCTGGACTTGCTTATAGAAAGAGGTCATATGTGAACTGGTGTCCATCATGTGAGACAGTGCTTGCAAATGAACAGGTTGTAAATGGTAGATGTGAAAGATGTAAATCACTTGTTGGTAAAAAAGATTTAGAGCAGTGGTTTTTCAGAATTACCAACTATGCAGAAAGACTTCTTCGTGATATAGAAAAGCTTGATGGCTGGCCAGAAAAGGTAAAGATAATGCAGAAAAACTGGATAGGAAGAAGTGAAGGTGCAGAGATTGAGTTTGAAATTGAAGGACTGAATAAAAAGATAAAAGTATTCACAACAAGACCTGATACCCTTTTTGGTGTCACATACCTTGTTTTGGCTCCAGAACATCCTTTAACAAAGGAGATAATAGCAGGAAAACCTCAAGAGAGAGAGTGTCTTGAGTTTATCGAAAAGATGCAATATCTAAATGAGATTGAAAGAACTTCTACAGAAACAGAAAAAGAAGGAAGGTTTACGGGTGGATATGCTATTCATCCTCTAACAGGTGAAAGAGTGCCAATATACATTGCAAATTATGTGCTGGTTGATTATGGAACAGGGGCTGTGATGGGTGTTCCAGCCCATGACCAGAGGGACTTTGAGTTTGCAAAAAAATATAATCTTCCTATTAAAGTTGTAATAAAAGGTGAGGGTGTTGACATCGAAAATTTTCAAAATGCTTATGAAGACGAAGGTGTTTTGATTAATTCTGGAATTTTTGATGGGCTTAAAAACACAGAGGCCATGAAAAAGATAACACAGTACCTGGAACAAAAAGGTGTTGGCAGGGCATGTGTAACGTATAAACTCAGAGACTGGTTAATATCCAGGCAGCGTTATTGGGGAGCTCCAATTCCTATTGTATATTGTGATGAATGTGGGGTTGTTCCTGTACCTGAGGAAGATTTGCCTGTTTTGCTACCTTACAATGTTGAGTTCAAACCAACAGGCCAGTCACCACTTTCTTACTGTGAAGAGTTTGTCAACACTACATGTCCAAAGTGCGGGAAGCCTGCAAAGAGAGAAACTGATACAATGGACACATTTATATGTTCCTCGTGGTATTATTTTAGATACACAGACCCCAAAAATGATCAAAAACCTTTCGAAAAATCGCTTGTTTCTTACTGGCTTCCTGTTGACCAGTATATTGGCGGGGTTGAACACGCTATATTGCATCTTCTGTATTCGAGGTTCTTTACAAAGGTGCTATATGACCTTGGCTATGTACCTTTTGAAGAGCCTTTCAAGAACCTCTTGACGCAAGGCATGGTGTTAAAAGATGGAGCAAAGATGTCAAAATCGCTTGGAAATATAGTCAGTCCTGAAGACATAGTAGAAAAGTATGGAGCTGACACAGCAAGGCTGTTTATACTCTTTGCTGCACCGCCAGAGAGAGATTTAGAGTGGTCAGACCAAGGGGTTGAGGGATGTTTTAGGTTTTTAAATAGGCTGTGGAGACTTTATATAGAACTTAAAAACAAACTTGCAGATGATAATCTTATTGGTGAGTCTGAACTTGACGATGAACTAAGATATAGATTAAATTATACAATTAAAAAGGTCACAGAGGATATAGGAGAGAGGTTCAACTTTAACACTGCTATCAGTACTATCATGGAACTTTTAAATTTCTTGTATGAGTATAAGGAGAATGGAAAATTAAATAAAGATTTAATTATAGATACACTCAGGAATTTATTAATATTGATTTATCCATTTACACCTCACATTGCATGTGAGCTATGGGAGATTATGGGGTTTGGTGAGGACATTGAAGAGGTAAGTTGGCCGCAGTACGATGAAGCTGCTCTTGTTCGAAAGAACGTAGAGATTGCTATTCAGATAAATGGCAAGGTAAGGTCAAGGATGAACATCTCTGTGGATATGACAGAAGAAGAAGTGAAACAGGCAGTTATCAATGACCAGAAACTTAAAGCGCTTTTGAATGGGAAGGAAATAGTTAAGTTTGTGTATGTGAAAAATAGACTTGTTAACATTGTAGTGAGATAA
- a CDS encoding D-alanyl-D-alanine carboxypeptidase family protein: MSQFLKKVVLYLIISALFFAILFTYPLYTYSQQESTDKLGLSAKSAILVEAHTGQILFEKNPNLICFPASTTKVLTALVAISYEHDLNKIFKVSSKATMIEPGSSSYYLNPGETISFQDLLYAMLLISANDAANVIAENIAGSIPEFVEKMNEYAKSIGAENSHFVNPNGLHSPQHYTTAYDLSLIARQAYQNEILRKIFSTVEYRITTASMHKKPEWQIIYNINKLLRKNSKYYYPYATGIKTGYTAQAKRCLIASAKKDDIELIAVILSSEDAFSDAIKLFNYGFNNFKREKLFSENQIVGKVLIDKTNHKWLDGYLKTPVYVLQNVYSPAESDLTYTVDFLKDLKIPIYKDTVIGNVYVYSKGYLISSIPVLSYESYEMQTSKKILQNVKKGLIKGTKVVIEILAGVILCVLLFTIITIIRFKRKKMRLKLRSTKTIDFSTLQNRRLK, from the coding sequence ATGTCTCAGTTTCTAAAAAAGGTAGTCTTATATCTAATTATCTCAGCACTTTTTTTTGCAATACTTTTTACATACCCCTTGTATACATACTCACAGCAAGAGTCCACAGACAAACTTGGCTTGAGCGCAAAGTCAGCCATTTTAGTTGAAGCACATACGGGGCAGATTTTATTTGAAAAAAATCCGAATTTAATATGCTTTCCTGCAAGCACTACGAAGGTTCTCACAGCACTTGTTGCTATATCATATGAACATGATCTTAACAAGATATTTAAAGTTTCTTCAAAAGCCACAATGATTGAACCAGGAAGTAGCAGTTATTATTTGAATCCAGGTGAGACTATATCTTTCCAGGACCTCCTTTATGCAATGCTTTTGATATCTGCAAATGACGCAGCTAACGTGATTGCTGAAAATATAGCAGGTAGTATCCCCGAATTTGTTGAGAAAATGAACGAATACGCAAAAAGTATTGGTGCCGAGAATTCTCATTTTGTAAATCCAAATGGACTTCATTCGCCACAGCACTATACAACTGCTTATGATTTGAGCCTTATTGCAAGACAGGCTTATCAAAATGAAATATTAAGAAAGATATTTTCTACAGTTGAATATAGAATAACAACTGCTTCAATGCATAAAAAACCTGAGTGGCAGATAATTTATAATATAAACAAGCTTTTGCGAAAAAACTCTAAATATTATTACCCATATGCAACAGGAATAAAAACAGGGTATACAGCCCAGGCAAAAAGATGCTTAATTGCCTCTGCTAAAAAAGACGACATAGAACTTATTGCTGTTATTCTCTCTTCTGAAGATGCTTTTTCAGACGCAATTAAGCTGTTTAATTACGGCTTTAACAACTTTAAAAGAGAGAAACTTTTTTCAGAGAATCAAATTGTCGGAAAGGTATTAATAGACAAAACAAACCATAAATGGCTGGATGGGTATCTCAAAACCCCTGTTTATGTCCTTCAAAATGTTTATTCTCCAGCAGAATCTGATTTAACATACACTGTAGACTTTTTAAAGGACCTGAAAATCCCAATATACAAGGACACAGTAATCGGGAATGTGTATGTGTACAGCAAGGGATATCTCATCAGTTCCATTCCTGTTCTTTCATATGAAAGCTATGAAATGCAAACTTCAAAGAAAATTTTACAGAATGTAAAAAAGGGATTGATAAAGGGTACTAAAGTAGTGATAGAAATCTTGGCAGGAGTTATTTTGTGTGTGTTACTATTTACAATAATAACTATAATTAGGTTTAAGCGTAAAAAAATGAGACTAAAACTCAGGTCGACAAAAACAATAGATTTTTCAACACTACAAAACAGAAGATTAAAATAA
- the rsfS gene encoding ribosome silencing factor: protein MEQKIYEIVKLLSDKKAQDIVVLDISKLTIIADYFIICSASNVQHVKAIVDEIEEKEPVHILRVEGKESFRWVVIDFGDIILHIFHEKEREFYNLERLWIDAQKVEIAAL from the coding sequence TTGGAACAAAAAATATATGAGATTGTAAAACTCCTATCTGACAAAAAAGCTCAGGATATAGTGGTTTTGGACATTTCAAAGCTAACCATAATAGCTGACTATTTTATTATATGCAGTGCATCAAATGTTCAGCACGTGAAAGCAATTGTAGATGAAATAGAGGAAAAAGAACCAGTGCATATATTGAGAGTTGAAGGAAAAGAAAGTTTCAGGTGGGTTGTTATAGATTTTGGTGATATAATTCTTCATATCTTCCACGAAAAAGAGAGAGAATTTTATAACCTTGAACGATTGTGGATAGATGCTCAAAAGGTTGAGATTGCAGCATTGTAG